In Urechidicola croceus, a single window of DNA contains:
- a CDS encoding MFS transporter, giving the protein MSNITNNQQRIALSAYFFLSGLAFASWASRIPTIKDMFNLNEAQLGTILLTMPICSLIGIPISGWLVAKYDSRQPLIVGFIAFAIILFFIGFVSNTTQLVIALSLFAFFMRILNVSGNTQSITLQQRFEKRIIGSLHGLWSIGGVTGVGFSTLMVYMNVSMKIHLMIVAAFTLITAIIAYRYTLKKDKSTTGNKIILGKPDPFIVLLGLLVFFAAICEGGMFDWSGVYFKEVVGEKVFTYGYFTFMGFMALSRFFSDKIIDSIGMPRMYIYSALLVALGIFTAIQFPTFWPALLGFCLIGIGTAAVFPMTFALAGTSKKYSPGIAVSIITTYGTLGFLLGPPFIGYLAHAIGLQNAFYTFLIAGLMLIPISQLFFKNQQKQKNE; this is encoded by the coding sequence ATGAGTAATATTACCAACAACCAACAACGTATTGCGCTTAGTGCGTATTTTTTTCTTTCTGGACTCGCATTTGCTTCTTGGGCGTCACGTATCCCAACAATTAAGGATATGTTCAATTTAAATGAAGCACAACTCGGTACAATTCTACTAACAATGCCCATATGTTCATTAATCGGAATCCCTATTTCGGGATGGTTGGTGGCAAAATATGATAGTCGGCAACCCTTAATCGTTGGTTTTATAGCATTTGCAATTATTCTTTTCTTTATAGGATTTGTGTCTAACACAACACAACTCGTCATAGCCCTTTCACTGTTTGCATTTTTTATGCGTATCTTAAATGTATCAGGAAATACACAATCCATTACACTCCAACAACGTTTTGAAAAACGAATTATAGGCTCTTTACACGGTCTATGGAGTATTGGTGGAGTTACAGGAGTTGGATTTTCAACATTGATGGTATACATGAATGTATCAATGAAAATTCACTTAATGATTGTTGCTGCATTTACATTAATCACTGCTATTATTGCATATCGTTATACACTAAAAAAAGATAAATCTACGACTGGAAATAAAATCATCTTAGGAAAACCAGATCCATTCATTGTATTGCTCGGACTTTTAGTGTTTTTTGCTGCCATTTGCGAAGGTGGAATGTTTGATTGGAGCGGTGTTTATTTTAAAGAAGTTGTTGGTGAAAAAGTATTTACCTACGGATATTTTACTTTTATGGGGTTCATGGCATTATCTCGCTTTTTTTCTGATAAAATTATTGATAGTATCGGAATGCCAAGAATGTATATCTACAGTGCTCTATTAGTGGCACTTGGTATTTTTACAGCCATCCAATTCCCTACTTTTTGGCCTGCACTATTAGGTTTTTGCTTGATTGGTATTGGAACTGCAGCAGTTTTTCCAATGACATTTGCACTTGCAGGAACGTCCAAGAAATATTCGCCAGGAATAGCAGTTTCTATTATTACAACCTACGGAACATTAGGCTTTTTGTTAGGTCCACCATTTATTGGTTATCTTGCACATGCTATTGGATTGCAAAATGCGTTTTACACCTTTTTGATTGCAGGATTGATGCTCATTCCAATATCACAGTTGTTTTTTAAAAATCAACAGAAACAAAAAAATGAGTAG
- a CDS encoding YchJ family protein, giving the protein MNCPCNPSIKYSDCCEKAHRNIHTVKTAEALMRSRYSAFVMANIDYLQQSHHTTTKPSKREKKDIEKWAKSVEWIKLEVLNTTHGTQNDMNGTVEFKAFFMENGAVNVIHENSNFSKENNHWVYLDASN; this is encoded by the coding sequence ATGAATTGCCCTTGTAATCCATCAATAAAATATAGTGACTGTTGCGAGAAAGCACATCGCAATATCCATACTGTAAAAACAGCCGAAGCATTAATGCGCTCAAGATACAGTGCATTTGTAATGGCAAATATTGATTATTTACAACAAAGTCATCATACTACTACCAAACCTTCAAAACGAGAAAAAAAAGACATTGAAAAATGGGCGAAATCTGTGGAATGGATAAAATTAGAAGTTTTAAATACAACACATGGAACTCAAAACGATATGAACGGTACGGTTGAATTTAAGGCATTTTTTATGGAAAATGGAGCCGTCAATGTGATACACGAAAATTCTAATTTTTCTAAAGAAAATAATCATTGGGTGTATCTAGATGCTTCAAACTAA